TGGAATTTATTTACACGTTCAAAAAGTGTTCAATATAAAAGCTAACTAAAAGGAGAAGAATTACCGAAAAGAACGTTAGGCAACATCTTAAAAAATAAAAACATGGAAGCAGTCGAGATCCGTTATTCCTATCTTAGAGAAGTTTCTGAATCTGTGGTTAATTTTATAAAAACAGAATATTGGTGGGAAGATGACACTAATTTTAAAAGTAGCATTGAAAATGATTTAGGGATAACCGGCGATGATGCGGTTGAGTTATTGGAGAAATTTGCTCAAAAATTTAAAGTTGATTTAGATGGGTTTGACTTCAGTAAATACTTTTCTCCAGAAGGCGTTTACGTAAACCCATTGCTAATCCCAATAATAGCACTTTTGATAACTCTATTTCTAGTAAAAACTTTTATAGCCGGAATTGTGTACCCTTTTGATAGTGAACAGGGCAAAAAGATTTTCAACTTTATCAATTCCGACCAGATTAATAAATTTTTTAACAAAATTTGGCCAAGCAAACTTGAAAAACTAACTGTGGAAGATTTGATTACGACAGCAATTAAAGGGAAATTTATAAAAAGAGAAACTGTTAAGTTTGTGATAAAAAAAGGCGTTGCTTAACAACAATAGAAATCAACACATTCTGCCGTAAATCAACACTTTAAAGCCGACAAGCAAACGTTCACAATATCGTCGAAAGCTTGTTTATTGGCGTCGAATTTAACGGT
The sequence above is a segment of the Adhaeribacter swui genome. Coding sequences within it:
- a CDS encoding DUF1493 family protein; this translates as MEAVEIRYSYLREVSESVVNFIKTEYWWEDDTNFKSSIENDLGITGDDAVELLEKFAQKFKVDLDGFDFSKYFSPEGVYVNPLLIPIIALLITLFLVKTFIAGIVYPFDSEQGKKIFNFINSDQINKFFNKIWPSKLEKLTVEDLITTAIKGKFIKRETVKFVIKKGVA